A window of the Lactuca sativa cultivar Salinas chromosome 7, Lsat_Salinas_v11, whole genome shotgun sequence genome harbors these coding sequences:
- the LOC111894031 gene encoding premnaspirodiene oxygenase has protein sequence MSPLMSLIVTSFFLFILFKLIKRSSSGKVDTKLPPGPWKLPFIGNMLSMVSSQLPHHVLRNLAKKHGPLMHLQLGEISALVVSSRQMAKEILVKHDLYFASRPELLVSKTVLYNSSDIAFSPYGNHWRQMRKICALELLTAKKVQSFSSIREEEVGALVNSILSSAGSPVDLSKHFFTFMNTVTSRAAFGRIYKDQDLLIESLQELSVLAGGFDMADLFPSYKFLHAVTSMGSKLKTLHRNLDMTLNRILVDHKNSEHTNGCKTGTDNEDFHDILFRLKNNGELEFPFTTDHIKALVVDVFSAGTDTSSTTMEWIMSELVRNPRVMKKVQTEVRAELNGKKEVHEADIQELKYLKLVIKETMRLHPSLPLLLPRECRERCEIDGYVIPLKTKVIVNAWALARDPEYWHDAECFLPERFEDNYYDFKGSNMEYLPFGAGRRICPGILFGVANVELLLASLLYHFNWKLPDGMNIRDLDMKEKFGASVGRKTSLQLIAAPYDLNCGDS, from the exons ATGTCCCCCTTGATGAGCCTCATAGTGACttccttttttttgtttattctatTTAAGTTAATCAAGAGATCTAGCTCAGGGAAGGTGGATACCAAATTGCCTCCAGGCCCATGGAAGCTGCCTTTCATCGGAAACATGTTATCGATGGTTAGTTCACAACTACCACATCATGTTCTTAGAAATCTGGCCAAAAAACATGGTCCCTTGATGCATCTTCAACTCGGAGAGATATCTGCGTTGGTTGTTTCATCTCGTCAAATGGCCAAAGAGATACTCGTAAAGCACGATCTCTACTTTGCCAGCAGACCTGAACTGCTAGTCTCGAAGACCGTGTTGTACAACTCTTCAGACATCGCATTTTCACCCTATGGCAATCACTGGAGGCAGATGCGCAAGATTTGCGCCTTGGAACTCCTCACTGCAAAGAAAGTCCAGTCATTTTCCTCAATCCGGGAGGAAGAGGTCGGTGCTCTGGTGAACAGTATTCTTTCATCTGCAGGATCTCCTGTAGATCTTTCCAAACATTTTTTCACGTTCATGAATACTGTAACATCAAGAGCTGCATTCGGCAGGATCTATAAGGACCAGGATCTACTGATTGAGAGTTTACAAGAACTGTCCGTTCTGGCTGGAGGTTTTGATATGGCTGATTTGTTTCCTTCGTATAAGTTTCTTCATGCTGTTACCAGTATGGGGTCCAAGTTAAAAACCCTTCATCGAAACCTTGATATGACCCTAAACAGAATCCTTGTTGACCACAAGAACTCCGAACATACAAATGGATGTAAAACTGGCACAGATAATGAAGATTTTCATGATATTTTGTTCAGACTTAAAAACAATGGCGAGCTTGAGTTTCCATTCACAACCGACCATATCAAAGCGTTGGTAGTG GATGTTTTCTCAGCTGGAACTGATACGTCTTCAACAACTATGGAGTGGATCATGTCAGAACTTGTAAGAAACCCGAGAGTAATGAAAAAGGTACAAACTGAAGTTAGAGCAGAGCTAAATGGAAAGAAAGAAGTACATGAAGCAGATATTCAAGAATTGAAGTATCTAAAATTAGTGATCAAAGAGACCATGAGATTGCATCCATCACTTCCCCTGTTGCTTCCTAGAGAATGTCGGGAGCGTTGCGAGATTGATGGATATGTGATACCATTGAAGACGAAAGTGATTGTTAATGCATGGGCTCTTGCAAGGGATCCTGAGTATTGGCATGATGCTGAGTGTTTTTTACCTGAAAGATTCGAAGACAATTATTATGATTTCAAGGGAAGCAACATGGAGTATCTACCATTCGGGGCTGGAAGGAGAATCTGTCCTGGAATTTTATTTGGTGTGGCTAATGTTGAGCTTCTTCTTGCAAGCTTACTCTATCACTTCAACTGGAAACTCCCAGATGGGATGAACATTAGAGATTTGGATATGAAGGAGAAATTTGGTGCTTCCGTTGGGAGAAAGACGAGCTTGCAACTAATTGCAGCCCCTTATGATCTCAATTGCGGGGACTCCTAA
- the LOC128127343 gene encoding peroxiredoxin Q, chloroplastic-like has product MIESNNSGTASSSPRQRLSALMSAEASSSSSSSSEIKFQNSSSIQTNSMASPSNVNMGLLERSLSAVGAAFLSAIIVNPLDVAKVNKGSIPPSFTLKDQDGKTVSLSKFKGKPLVVYFYPTDETPRCTKQACGFRDSYKKFKKAGAQVIRISGDDAESHKAFAKKYRLPFTLLSDEGNKARKEWGVPSDLFGTLPGSQNFFFDKSYIVRLVYG; this is encoded by the exons ATGATTGAAAGTAATAATTCAGGAACAGCGAGCTCGTCACCGAGGCAGCGGTTGTCAGCGTTGATGAGTGCAgaggcatcatcatcatcatcatcatcaagtgAGATTAAATTTCAAAATTCTTCGTCAATTCAAACGAATTCGATGGCTTCTCCTTCGAATGTCAATATGGGTTTATTGGAAAGGTCGTTATCAGCCGTCGGGGCAGCGTTTTTGTCCGCCATCATAGTTAACCCCCTCGACGTCGCCAAG GTAAACAAAGGGTCTATTCCCCCATCGTTCACACTTAAAGATCAAGACGGTAAAACTGTGAGCCTCTCGAAATTCAAAGGCAAGCCTCTTGTGGTCTATTTCTACCCTACTGATGAAACCCCTAGGTGCACTAAACAG GCATGTGGATTCAGAGACTCTTATAAAAAATTCAAGAAAGCAGGAGCCCAGGTTATCAGGATTAGTGGTGATGATGCAGAATCACACAAG GCATTTGCAAAGAAATACAGACTCCCATTTACCTTGCTGAGTGATGAGGGTAATAAAGCCAGAAAAGAATGGGGAGTCCCTTCTGATCTTTTTGGAACATTGCCTGGTAGTCAGA attttttttttgataaatcaTACATTGTCAGGCTAGTGTACGGTTGA